The genomic interval TGTGAAATAGTTTGAGTCATATACGCTCCCTTTACATAAGCCGCATTAGATCACAAAATTAACGGAATTGGTATAAGAATATTATCAACTCCCAATCGTTAGATTGCTTCAATCATTAATTTGGAGGGTAATCCCCCCAAATAAAATAACCAGCGGCTAATTTCCTATAGCGCAGTAGGTTGGCATGTAGCCATCTGTATTTTTAACCAATTTATAAAACTTAATTCACTTTGGCTCATTTCGGTATTTGGCCGAATAATACTGTAATTGTTACCAGACAAGCTAAAACCGAATGGTGCTACCAAGCGACCACTTTTAATGTCATCAGCCACTAAAGGATATGACCCGATTGCTGCCCCGAGACCGTCAATTGTTGCCTGTAAACAAAAATAAAAATGACCAAATGTCTGATGTTTATTTGAATCAGAAATTAACAGCTTGGCCTCACTTTCCCATAACGACCATGCATTGGATCGAGTTTCACTGTGAAGAAATACTATCTGTTCTAAATCATTTTTGATCTTCTGCCAGTACTGAGGTGAAAACACCGGCCCGACCCATTCTTGAACTAATGGCTCGGCGATATAGTTTGGGTTGATGATGAAATCATCACGGCGTATTGCCATTGATATCCCAGTATTTTCGAATGATATGTCACCGCCGGCTGTCGATAGTCGAACATCGACTTTTGATATCTGATAATAATCTGCGAGGCGTGGCATTAGCCATCGCATGGTTAAGGTTGGCTCACAAGACACTTCGATATGATTTGGAACCGTCTTTAAACTAGTGATCCCATCACTTAAGGCGGTAAAGGCGCTATCAGTATATTGCGTTAATAGCTTTCCTTGTGGAGTCAGCGCCACATTTCTACCCTTTTTATAAAATAAGGATACGCAGAGGTACTGTTCCAACGTTTTTATTTGTTTACTCACCGCGCCATGCGTGATGCTCAGCTCTTGAGCCGCTTTACTATAACTCGATGACTTCGCTGCAACATGGAATATATGGAATGCTTTGAGGTGTCTCATTGGTGAATATAACTCACATGTAGTAGTGATTTACTTTCGATTATAACTTGGTTAAATCTAGATACAATAAGCAATAATTACTTATTTAATGGGAAATATTATGGAATTTATTAGCTTAGGAATCTTAGGGTTGTTAATTGTGATCAGCCCCGGGGCCGACTTTGTGTTAG from Gammaproteobacteria bacterium carries:
- a CDS encoding LysR family transcriptional regulator, translating into MRHLKAFHIFHVAAKSSSYSKAAQELSITHGAVSKQIKTLEQYLCVSLFYKKGRNVALTPQGKLLTQYTDSAFTALSDGITSLKTVPNHIEVSCEPTLTMRWLMPRLADYYQISKVDVRLSTAGGDISFENTGISMAIRRDDFIINPNYIAEPLVQEWVGPVFSPQYWQKIKNDLEQIVFLHSETRSNAWSLWESEAKLLISDSNKHQTFGHFYFCLQATIDGLGAAIGSYPLVADDIKSGRLVAPFGFSLSGNNYSIIRPNTEMSQSELSFINWLKIQMATCQPTAL